The following proteins come from a genomic window of Dysidea avara chromosome 12, odDysAvar1.4, whole genome shotgun sequence:
- the LOC136241269 gene encoding uncharacterized protein — protein MHQLNGGYWLQKFTWEVTSIPHSFQEDNSSCGVYVMKFAQQYLDGSSLSLDANSVSDTRIEMAKMILSNSDDISEYCRTCSSKARKKCIWIGCDNCSSWYHLDCVNRKIKSKLEAANIQSVDFVGPCCSKDSFYVVKEKY, from the exons ATGCATCAACTCAATGGTGGCTACTGGCTACAAAAGTTTACTTGGGAGGTAACATCAATTCCCCATAGCTTCCAAGAGGATAACTCGTCATGTGGAGTTTATGTGATGAAG TTTGCTCAGCAATATTTGGATGGTTCGTCATTATCATTAGATGCCAACAGTGTTTCTGATACCAGAATAGAAATGGCTAAAATGATACTAAGTAACTCTG ATGACATTAGTGAATATTGCCGAACTTGTTCAAGTAAGGCTAGGAAGAAATGCATTTGG ATTGGGTGTGACAACTGCTCATCATGGTACCACCTAGATTGTGTGAACAGAAAGATTAAGAGCAAGTTGGAGGCTGCTAATATACAGAGTGTGGATTTTGTTGGACCCTGCTGTTCCAAAGATTCGTTTTATGTAGTTAAGGAGAAGTACTGA